Proteins encoded within one genomic window of Halobacteroides halobius DSM 5150:
- the glyS gene encoding glycine--tRNA ligase subunit beta translates to MSKDLLLEIGTEEIPARFMLSTFDRLERLAQDKLTDNRIETGTIKVTGTPRRLVLYIEDVAVNQADLKKEVRGPAKNIAFDDEGNPTKAGAGFAKGQGLTPDQLEIRDTDNGEYVFASTTEEGQETIKLLPQLLTEVITELNFSKPMRWANQEMRFIRPIKWLLALYGTEKIDFSVAEVETDNWSLGHRFLSEGQIEISQPADYFSALEEEYVIVDHNQRREMIVEQIKKIEEEKAVNVVIDDDLLTEVNFLVEYPTALCGSFDQEFLELPSEVLITSMREHQRYFPVENDAKELENLFVTVRNGTAEHIDTVRHGNEKVLQARLSDAKFFYEEDQVKSLESKVKKLKDIIFQEDLGTIYDKVERIIALADKFAQELDLSNIKIDQATRAAKLAKADLVTEMVNEFSKLQGVMGREYALLDGEDQEVATAIFEHYLPRYAADILPESKVGQVVSIADKIDNIVACFSVGIIPTGSQDPYALRRQAQGIVNIIVDAKLDITLDTLIDSSLELLDDEIQRPEAKVKEDVVDFFKLRLEKLLEEADIRYDVRDAILATDCSDIHDTLIRAKAVMEFRAKDEFDDLIAVFNRVNNLAQKASEESIVNEELFESDTEVKLYADYKELDDKVDQLLSDQDYVTALEELTTIKESVDAVFDSVRVMAEDEAVRENRLYLLKLVAELLSEVADLDKIVID, encoded by the coding sequence ATGAGTAAGGATCTATTATTAGAGATAGGAACAGAAGAAATTCCGGCTAGGTTCATGTTATCTACTTTTGATAGATTAGAAAGATTGGCCCAGGATAAACTTACAGATAATAGAATTGAAACTGGTACAATTAAAGTTACTGGTACCCCGCGAAGATTGGTATTATATATCGAGGATGTAGCTGTTAATCAAGCAGATTTAAAGAAAGAGGTACGGGGGCCAGCAAAGAATATTGCTTTTGATGATGAAGGGAATCCAACTAAAGCTGGTGCAGGATTTGCTAAAGGCCAAGGATTAACTCCAGACCAATTAGAAATTAGAGATACGGATAATGGAGAGTATGTATTTGCTTCTACTACAGAAGAGGGCCAAGAAACTATTAAGTTATTACCTCAGTTATTAACTGAAGTAATAACAGAATTAAATTTCTCTAAGCCTATGCGGTGGGCTAACCAGGAAATGCGTTTTATCCGGCCAATTAAGTGGTTATTGGCTTTATATGGAACAGAAAAGATAGATTTTTCTGTAGCAGAGGTAGAGACTGATAATTGGAGTTTAGGACATAGATTCTTAAGTGAGGGGCAGATAGAAATTTCTCAACCTGCTGACTATTTCTCTGCTTTAGAAGAAGAGTATGTAATTGTTGATCATAATCAACGCCGAGAGATGATAGTTGAGCAGATAAAAAAGATTGAAGAGGAAAAAGCAGTTAATGTAGTCATAGATGATGACTTACTAACAGAGGTTAATTTCTTAGTTGAATACCCAACTGCTTTATGTGGTAGTTTTGATCAAGAATTTCTAGAATTACCATCAGAAGTATTAATCACTTCTATGCGAGAACACCAGCGTTATTTTCCTGTAGAGAATGATGCAAAAGAATTAGAAAATCTATTTGTTACTGTTAGAAATGGAACAGCAGAGCATATTGATACTGTCCGTCATGGTAATGAAAAAGTACTACAGGCTCGATTGTCAGATGCTAAATTCTTCTATGAAGAAGATCAAGTAAAAAGTTTAGAATCTAAAGTTAAGAAACTTAAGGATATTATCTTCCAGGAGGATTTAGGGACTATTTATGATAAGGTAGAGCGGATTATAGCTTTAGCGGATAAGTTTGCTCAAGAACTTGATTTATCTAATATAAAGATAGACCAAGCCACAAGAGCAGCCAAGTTAGCTAAAGCTGACTTGGTAACTGAAATGGTAAATGAATTCTCTAAATTACAAGGAGTAATGGGACGTGAGTATGCTTTATTAGATGGAGAAGATCAAGAAGTAGCTACAGCTATCTTTGAACATTATTTACCACGATATGCTGCTGATATTTTACCAGAAAGTAAGGTGGGCCAAGTAGTTAGTATTGCTGATAAGATTGATAATATAGTAGCTTGTTTTAGTGTAGGCATTATTCCTACTGGTTCTCAAGATCCATATGCTTTACGTCGCCAAGCTCAAGGGATTGTAAACATCATTGTAGATGCTAAATTAGATATTACTTTAGATACTTTAATTGATTCTTCTTTAGAGTTATTAGATGATGAAATCCAGCGACCAGAGGCTAAAGTTAAAGAGGATGTAGTTGACTTTTTTAAGTTACGATTAGAAAAGTTATTAGAAGAAGCAGATATTAGATATGATGTTAGAGATGCTATTTTAGCTACTGATTGTTCTGATATTCATGATACTCTAATTAGGGCTAAAGCAGTAATGGAATTTAGAGCCAAGGATGAGTTTGATGATTTAATTGCTGTTTTCAATCGAGTTAATAATCTAGCTCAAAAAGCTTCAGAAGAAAGTATAGTTAATGAAGAGTTATTTGAATCTGATACTGAAGTAAAATTATATGCTGATTATAAGGAATTAGATGATAAAGTAGATCAATTATTAAGTGACCAAGATTACGTTACAGCTTTAGAAGAATTGACTACAATTAAAGAATCAGTTGATGCTGTTTTTGATTCTGTACGAGTAATGGCAGAAGATGAGGCAGTTAGAGAAAATCGTTTATACTTATTAAAATTAGTTGCTGAGCTATTATCAGAGGTAGCTGATTTAGATAAGATTGTAATTGATTAA
- the deoC gene encoding deoxyribose-phosphate aldolase — protein sequence MAIKPKDMVKVVDYTILDPTVTVSEVKKICEEAKEYNLVAVCVNPCFVPLAAQLLKDSSVKVSTVIGFPLGASTAKTKAYETKDALDNGAQEIEVVIRTGDIKKKNWNAIRETVKPVIEATKLSGVSKDIITKAIVEISYLEEEEIIAVSKLLREIRVDFIKTSTGFGPQEVADLEDVALIRKIVGRSIGVETYGGVKGFDDAIEKLDAGANRIGTKNAIEVVRSRED from the coding sequence ATGGCAATTAAACCTAAAGATATGGTTAAAGTTGTAGATTATACTATTTTAGATCCAACTGTTACGGTATCTGAAGTAAAAAAAATCTGTGAAGAAGCAAAGGAATATAATTTGGTGGCAGTATGTGTTAATCCGTGTTTTGTACCATTGGCTGCTCAATTACTAAAAGATAGCTCGGTTAAGGTTAGTACTGTCATTGGATTTCCTCTAGGAGCTTCTACAGCCAAAACTAAAGCTTATGAAACTAAAGATGCTTTAGATAATGGAGCACAAGAGATTGAAGTAGTAATTAGAACAGGTGATATTAAAAAGAAGAACTGGAATGCTATTAGAGAGACTGTTAAACCTGTAATTGAAGCAACTAAGTTATCAGGAGTCTCTAAAGATATTATTACTAAGGCCATAGTTGAAATTTCTTATTTAGAGGAAGAAGAAATTATAGCCGTATCTAAGCTACTTAGAGAGATTAGAGTTGACTTTATCAAGACTAGTACAGGATTTGGCCCGCAAGAAGTTGCAGATTTAGAGGATGTTGCTTTAATTAGAAAGATAGTAGGTAGATCAATTGGGGTAGAAACTTATGGTGGAGTTAAAGGTTTTGATGATGCTATTGAGAAGTTAGATGCAGGAGCAAATAGAATCGGGACTAAAAATGCTATAGAAGTAGTAAGAAGTAGAGAAGATTAA
- the glpX gene encoding class II fructose-bisphosphatase, which produces MDRLALDFVRVTEQAALSTVELIGKGDKIAADQAAVNAMRKTFATINISGEVVIGEGAKDEAPMLYTGEKVGSGGSNKLDIAVDPIEGTSLVAGGLSNALAVVAAAREGNLLKAPDMYMKKIAVGPEAKGVIDLEATPTDNLKAIAKAKGVKVSRLTVAILDRERHRNLITEVRNVGARVKLINAVDVGGGIATALDDMTTDVLMGVGGAPEGVLTAAALKCLGGDMQAQLCPVNQAEVKEALQMGIDDIDQIFKLNDLVQGEDIIFSMTGITNGEILVGVQEGQTHSLVMNSQTDQAGAIRELRTNHNQASITAQLCG; this is translated from the coding sequence ATGGATCGATTAGCTTTAGATTTTGTTAGAGTAACTGAGCAGGCAGCATTATCTACGGTAGAGTTAATTGGTAAAGGAGATAAAATTGCTGCTGACCAGGCTGCTGTTAATGCAATGAGAAAGACCTTTGCTACAATCAATATTAGTGGTGAAGTAGTAATTGGTGAGGGAGCTAAAGACGAAGCGCCAATGTTATATACGGGTGAAAAAGTTGGTTCGGGCGGGTCTAATAAATTAGATATAGCAGTTGATCCAATAGAAGGCACAAGTTTAGTAGCAGGAGGATTATCTAATGCTTTAGCAGTAGTTGCAGCAGCTAGAGAAGGTAATTTGCTTAAAGCTCCTGATATGTACATGAAGAAGATTGCAGTTGGCCCTGAGGCTAAAGGAGTAATTGATTTAGAAGCTACGCCAACTGATAATTTAAAAGCCATAGCTAAAGCTAAAGGAGTTAAGGTTTCTAGACTAACAGTAGCTATTTTAGATAGAGAACGTCATAGAAATTTAATTACAGAGGTAAGAAATGTTGGGGCGAGAGTTAAATTAATTAATGCAGTTGATGTAGGTGGTGGAATTGCTACAGCATTAGATGATATGACAACAGATGTATTAATGGGGGTTGGAGGGGCCCCTGAAGGAGTGTTAACAGCAGCGGCTTTAAAATGTTTAGGTGGTGATATGCAAGCACAATTATGTCCTGTTAATCAAGCTGAAGTTAAAGAGGCTTTACAGATGGGAATTGATGATATTGATCAGATATTTAAACTTAATGATTTAGTCCAAGGTGAGGATATTATTTTTTCTATGACGGGGATAACCAATGGTGAAATATTAGTTGGGGTACAAGAAGGTCAAACTCATTCTTTGGTTATGAATAGCCAGACAGACCAAGCAGGAGCGATACGGGAGTTAAGAACTAATCATAATCAAGCTTCGATTACTGCCCAACTATGTGGTTGA
- a CDS encoding DUF4342 domain-containing protein: protein MEEINKLDVIVERTGVNYKKAVNALKAADGDVLEAVLAIDNDQESRQGKKEEQNRFNQQQKQQKQFKNEFQVRGEEVITKVKELIKKGNVTRINIKKDGRTVLNIPVTAGVIGVVLAPYLAALGAIAAVATKYKIKVERSK from the coding sequence ATGGAGGAAATAAATAAACTAGATGTTATAGTAGAGAGAACTGGAGTTAATTATAAGAAGGCGGTTAATGCTCTAAAAGCTGCTGATGGTGATGTATTAGAGGCTGTACTTGCTATAGATAATGATCAAGAGAGTAGACAAGGAAAGAAAGAAGAACAGAATAGATTTAACCAACAACAAAAGCAACAAAAACAGTTCAAAAACGAATTTCAAGTTAGAGGAGAAGAAGTAATAACGAAAGTAAAAGAATTAATTAAAAAGGGTAATGTAACTAGAATTAATATTAAAAAAGATGGACGTACTGTGCTTAATATTCCTGTTACTGCGGGAGTAATAGGAGTTGTATTAGCACCTTATTTAGCAGCTTTAGGTGCTATAGCAGCAGTAGCAACTAAATATAAAATTAAAGTAGAGCGTTCTAAATAA
- a CDS encoding ankyrin repeat domain-containing protein has protein sequence MSIEVDFEVRNKSENEETLLMQVLKNNANLESIKSLIATGVDVTARNRAGITALMFAAWYCKDKEIITSLINAGANVNSHSAVGKTPLMYAIKYNSNLEVIETLLAVGAKVDAREGLGRTALMYATEKNQKLVQRLLSAGAAINKCDWTGNTPLVWAIKNNNQPKLLVNLIEAGADVNYQGPRGKTPLMIAAKYSSWHEISVLLNYGANPELIDDQGRTVTDYLKENQKVDEGAVYRELKQAN, from the coding sequence ATGTCAATAGAAGTAGATTTTGAGGTTAGAAACAAAAGTGAGAATGAGGAGACTTTACTGATGCAAGTGCTAAAGAATAATGCTAACCTAGAATCAATTAAGTCATTGATTGCTACTGGAGTTGATGTCACTGCTCGTAATAGAGCTGGGATTACAGCATTGATGTTTGCAGCTTGGTATTGTAAAGATAAAGAAATAATTACTTCTTTAATTAATGCGGGGGCCAATGTTAACAGCCATTCTGCAGTAGGAAAGACACCTTTGATGTATGCTATAAAGTATAATAGTAATTTAGAAGTGATTGAGACTTTACTTGCAGTGGGAGCAAAAGTAGATGCTAGAGAAGGATTAGGTAGAACAGCATTAATGTATGCTACTGAAAAAAATCAAAAGCTAGTGCAGAGATTACTTTCAGCTGGGGCAGCTATTAACAAATGTGATTGGACAGGAAATACTCCATTAGTTTGGGCTATTAAGAATAATAACCAACCTAAATTATTAGTTAATCTAATTGAAGCTGGGGCTGATGTTAATTATCAAGGGCCAAGGGGTAAAACTCCATTAATGATTGCTGCTAAATATAGTAGTTGGCATGAGATCTCTGTTTTACTTAACTATGGAGCTAATCCAGAATTGATTGATGATCAAGGTCGAACGGTTACTGATTATTTAAAAGAAAATCAAAAAGTTGATGAAGGAGCAGTTTATAGAGAGTTAAAACAAGCAAATTAG
- a CDS encoding kinase/pyrophosphorylase, producing MAKLKVDYQSKIQAMEFVVAADDRFDWTRLDKADIILVGASGTAKTPLALYLGYQGYKAANLPLVPELDFGREKLIDYKAKIIGLTIDEDSLKKHRKRKLLDLGLGLDVEYVTDDRIRYELEYAQRVMNKLRSPIINVTDKRIEKLAFQVKELYRNK from the coding sequence ATGGCTAAATTAAAAGTAGATTATCAGAGTAAAATTCAAGCAATGGAGTTTGTTGTGGCTGCTGATGATAGGTTTGACTGGACCAGGTTAGATAAAGCAGATATTATTCTAGTTGGGGCTTCTGGTACTGCTAAGACCCCTTTAGCTTTATATTTAGGATACCAAGGTTATAAGGCAGCTAATTTACCTTTAGTTCCGGAATTAGATTTTGGACGAGAGAAATTAATTGATTATAAAGCTAAGATTATTGGTTTAACAATTGATGAAGATAGTTTAAAGAAACATCGTAAAAGAAAGTTGTTAGATTTAGGATTAGGGCTTGATGTTGAATATGTAACTGATGATCGGATTAGATATGAATTGGAGTATGCTCAACGAGTAATGAATAAATTAAGATCTCCAATTATTAATGTAACGGATAAGCGAATTGAAAAGTTAGCCTTTCAAGTTAAAGAGCTTTATAGAAATAAATAG
- the recO gene encoding DNA repair protein RecO, which translates to MSLFDTDAIVLRHYELGEADKIIVLFSRNKGKIRVVAKGVRKTKSSLAAGLEPFTYNHILVYQGKSDLGNLSQCDIKDSFSSLKDDILKMTAASYLAELVNELTVDHQPHQDIFDLLLLTLKLLDQLDEIDLLLRTFELKLLNLLGYQPYITACIKCGREVDQSVKFNLIAGGLTCDKCASNQDLRVSLGTVKFIEQLIKLDYRRLLRLKLPEYANKQLTNIIPAYIETITEKELKTISFLDSLKDI; encoded by the coding sequence ATGAGCCTATTTGATACAGATGCAATAGTATTGCGCCACTATGAGTTAGGTGAAGCAGATAAAATCATTGTTTTATTTAGTAGGAATAAGGGAAAGATTAGAGTTGTAGCTAAAGGGGTAAGAAAAACTAAAAGTAGTCTAGCAGCAGGATTAGAGCCTTTCACTTACAATCATATATTGGTTTATCAGGGTAAATCAGATTTGGGGAATTTAAGTCAGTGTGATATTAAAGATTCCTTTAGTAGTTTAAAGGATGATATTCTTAAAATGACAGCAGCTTCTTATTTAGCTGAACTAGTTAATGAATTAACAGTTGATCATCAACCACATCAGGATATTTTTGATTTATTATTACTAACTTTAAAATTGTTGGATCAGTTAGATGAAATTGATTTATTGCTTAGAACTTTTGAGTTAAAGCTATTAAATTTATTGGGTTATCAACCTTATATAACTGCTTGTATTAAATGTGGAAGAGAAGTTGATCAAAGTGTTAAGTTTAATTTAATAGCAGGTGGGTTGACTTGTGATAAATGTGCTAGTAATCAAGATTTAAGGGTAAGTCTTGGCACAGTTAAATTTATAGAACAATTAATAAAGCTAGATTATAGGCGATTATTAAGACTAAAATTACCTGAATATGCTAATAAACAATTAACTAATATCATTCCAGCTTATATTGAAACAATTACCGAAAAAGAATTAAAGACTATCTCCTTTTTAGATTCTCTAAAAGACATTTAA
- the glyQ gene encoding glycine--tRNA ligase subunit alpha yields MEFQEIINTLNQFWAKQKCIIRQPYDVEVGAGTMNPSTFLRSLGPEPWNVAYVEPCRRPDDGRYGENPNRLQHYYQYQVIMKPSPDDIQEIYLKSLEALGIDPDKHDIRFVEDNWENPTVGAWGLGWEVWLDGMEITQFTYFQQVGGVECHPVSVEITYGLERIAMYLQEVDSVYDIEWVAGINYGDVHHQGEVEHSTYNFEKANIDRLVTLFNLYEKEAKQVIEAGLVLPAYDYVLKCSHAFNLLDARGAISVTERTSYIGRVRNLAKECAKNYVKQREELGYPLLKGGQDNE; encoded by the coding sequence GTGGAGTTTCAGGAAATTATTAATACGTTAAATCAGTTTTGGGCAAAACAGAAGTGTATTATTAGACAACCTTATGATGTTGAAGTGGGTGCTGGAACGATGAATCCATCTACTTTTTTAAGATCTTTAGGACCTGAGCCATGGAATGTAGCTTATGTTGAGCCATGTCGTAGACCTGATGATGGAAGATATGGAGAAAATCCTAATCGATTACAGCATTATTATCAATATCAGGTAATTATGAAGCCTTCTCCAGATGATATTCAAGAAATTTATTTAAAGAGTTTAGAGGCTTTAGGAATTGACCCGGATAAGCATGATATTCGGTTTGTAGAAGATAATTGGGAAAATCCAACTGTAGGTGCTTGGGGACTTGGTTGGGAAGTTTGGTTAGATGGAATGGAGATTACTCAATTTACATATTTTCAACAGGTGGGAGGGGTTGAATGTCACCCTGTATCAGTAGAGATTACTTATGGATTAGAACGGATTGCTATGTATTTACAAGAGGTAGATAGTGTTTATGATATTGAATGGGTTGCAGGTATTAATTATGGTGATGTACACCATCAAGGTGAAGTAGAACATTCTACATATAATTTTGAAAAGGCTAATATTGATAGATTAGTTACTTTATTTAATCTATATGAAAAAGAAGCTAAACAAGTTATAGAAGCAGGGCTAGTTCTGCCAGCTTATGATTATGTACTAAAGTGTTCTCACGCATTTAATTTATTAGATGCTAGGGGGGCTATTTCAGTTACAGAACGGACTAGTTACATTGGACGAGTTCGTAATTTAGCTAAAGAATGTGCTAAAAATTATGTTAAACAAAGAGAAGAATTGGGATACCCACTGTTAAAGGGAGGTCAGGATAATGAGTAA
- a CDS encoding pyruvate, water dikinase regulatory protein: MHNGDFIVFLISDFTGKTAETVINSVSIQFDMGHIETKKFNNVSTISRLTEIINQAKEEKKVILAYTLVLPELCDYLENQANKYDIPTMDILGPFMNQFSQILNQQPQLEVGLSYNLDHGVMEKMKCIDFNSRCDDGKDLNKLKKADIILIGVSRTSKTPVSMYLANQNYKVATISLAPEVSLPQELHEVNSNKIVGLTIKAGSLQKIRQHRLDLMEFDSKSGYTKIKRIKEELNYAQEIMDDIGCKRIDVTNVAVEDIANQIIAKF, encoded by the coding sequence GTGCATAATGGTGATTTTATTGTATTTTTAATATCTGATTTTACAGGTAAGACAGCTGAAACTGTAATTAATTCAGTATCTATTCAATTTGATATGGGACATATAGAAACTAAGAAGTTTAATAATGTATCTACTATAAGTAGACTAACTGAGATAATTAATCAAGCTAAAGAAGAAAAAAAGGTGATTTTAGCTTATACTTTAGTTTTACCAGAGTTATGTGATTATTTAGAGAATCAAGCGAATAAATATGATATACCAACTATGGATATACTAGGTCCATTTATGAATCAATTTTCACAAATTTTAAATCAACAACCTCAATTAGAAGTAGGACTTAGTTATAATCTTGATCATGGAGTTATGGAGAAAATGAAGTGTATTGATTTTAACTCTAGATGTGATGATGGGAAAGATTTAAATAAATTAAAGAAAGCAGATATTATATTAATTGGGGTTTCTAGAACTTCTAAAACACCTGTAAGTATGTATTTAGCTAATCAAAACTATAAAGTAGCTACTATTTCTCTAGCTCCTGAAGTATCATTACCTCAGGAGCTACATGAGGTAAATTCTAATAAGATAGTAGGCTTGACAATTAAGGCAGGATCTCTACAAAAGATAAGACAGCACCGGTTGGATCTTATGGAGTTTGATTCTAAGAGTGGTTATACTAAAATTAAAAGAATTAAAGAAGAATTAAATTATGCTCAAGAGATTATGGATGATATAGGATGTAAAAGAATTGATGTAACTAATGTAGCAGTTGAAGATATAGCTAATCAAATAATAGCTAAATTTTAA
- the dnaG gene encoding DNA primase: protein MGHGYYSEDLIEKIRYSNDLVDVAAEYTKLKEQGNSYIGLCPFHNEKTPSFNVNPDRQLYYCFGCGEGGNIFNFVMGLEGLNFIETVEYLANKADIDLPTRDSSQDKRRRNKKQQIFAVHKLATKFYHYLLLESEVGNQGHQYFLDRGFNEETIKKFRLGFAPDRWEQLYKFLSRKDYSKEILAKSGLVIPRKNSSGYYDRFRNRIIFTIFDHRGQPIGFGGRVLSSDDKPKYLNSPETPIFDKSHHLYGLNLAKRTIRKKEEAIIFEGYTDVITAYQAGIKNVVASLGTSLTKEQAKLLHRYAEKVYIAYDADTAGAKATLRGLDILKKEGLVVEVIQLPIGQDPDEVINENGPSKFKELIEQAVPLIEFKINSILPEKRFKDIDDKVAAFKNVLPVLNQIEIEIERDEYLGFVAEKLGIKEKNIGVLKRELNKYRKYKVQGNKDIKSKNRYNNTNDLKKELDKSQTSGYDSAIKGLIQIIINHHEFIPKLKQRLKPDEFIDDKYRQIIALIYRFYEANTDFKVDDLLEEINDQEIKKLLLRLSIQDVVSGDLDKMFFDHISKVKEHQFRMKIDNLDQRIKQAERENEFSKLDQLLQEYQKYQGLLRKEGN, encoded by the coding sequence TTGGGGCATGGTTATTATAGTGAAGATCTAATAGAAAAAATTAGGTATAGCAATGATTTAGTTGATGTTGCTGCTGAGTATACGAAATTAAAAGAACAGGGAAATAGTTATATAGGTTTATGTCCTTTTCATAATGAAAAGACTCCTTCATTTAATGTTAATCCTGATCGACAATTATATTATTGTTTTGGCTGTGGAGAAGGAGGAAATATCTTTAATTTTGTAATGGGGCTTGAAGGGTTGAATTTTATAGAGACTGTCGAGTATTTAGCTAATAAAGCTGATATTGATTTACCTACAAGGGACTCTTCTCAAGACAAAAGGCGTAGGAATAAAAAGCAGCAAATTTTTGCAGTTCATAAGTTAGCTACTAAATTTTATCATTATTTATTATTAGAATCAGAGGTCGGGAATCAAGGCCATCAATATTTTTTAGACCGCGGCTTTAATGAGGAAACAATTAAGAAATTCAGATTAGGGTTTGCCCCTGATAGATGGGAGCAGTTATATAAATTTTTAAGTCGCAAGGATTATTCCAAAGAAATATTAGCTAAATCAGGTTTGGTAATTCCTCGCAAAAACTCTTCTGGTTATTATGATCGATTTAGAAATCGGATAATCTTTACAATCTTTGATCACCGAGGACAACCTATAGGGTTTGGAGGTAGAGTATTAAGTTCAGATGATAAACCAAAGTATCTTAATTCGCCTGAGACACCAATTTTTGATAAAAGTCATCATTTGTACGGACTTAATTTGGCTAAAAGAACAATTAGAAAAAAGGAGGAAGCAATAATATTTGAAGGATATACGGATGTAATTACTGCTTATCAAGCAGGAATTAAGAATGTTGTTGCTTCACTAGGTACTTCCTTAACTAAAGAACAAGCCAAATTGTTGCATAGATATGCAGAAAAAGTTTATATTGCTTATGATGCTGATACTGCAGGTGCTAAGGCAACGCTAAGAGGATTAGATATTTTAAAAAAGGAAGGATTAGTTGTAGAAGTTATTCAATTGCCTATTGGTCAGGATCCAGATGAAGTTATCAATGAAAATGGGCCAAGTAAGTTTAAAGAATTGATTGAGCAAGCAGTTCCATTAATTGAATTTAAAATAAATAGTATATTACCAGAGAAAAGATTTAAAGATATAGATGATAAGGTAGCTGCTTTCAAGAATGTTTTACCAGTTTTAAATCAGATTGAGATTGAAATTGAACGAGATGAATACTTAGGATTTGTAGCAGAAAAGTTAGGTATTAAAGAAAAGAATATTGGGGTATTAAAAAGAGAACTTAATAAATATAGGAAGTATAAAGTTCAGGGGAATAAGGATATAAAGAGTAAAAATAGGTATAATAATACTAATGATTTAAAAAAAGAGCTAGATAAATCTCAAACAAGTGGTTATGATAGTGCAATTAAGGGTTTAATTCAAATAATTATTAATCATCATGAATTTATTCCTAAGTTAAAACAGAGATTAAAGCCAGATGAATTTATTGATGATAAATATCGCCAAATCATAGCTTTGATTTATAGGTTTTATGAGGCTAACACAGATTTTAAGGTAGATGATTTATTAGAGGAAATAAACGATCAAGAAATAAAAAAATTGTTACTTAGGCTTTCGATACAAGATGTAGTTAGTGGGGATTTAGATAAAATGTTTTTTGATCATATAAGTAAGGTAAAGGAGCATCAATTTAGAATGAAAATTGATAATTTAGACCAAAGGATTAAGCAAGCTGAAAGAGAGAATGAATTTAGTAAATTAGATCAGTTATTACAAGAATACCAAAAATATCAAGGTTTATTAAGAAAGGAGGGGAATTAA
- a CDS encoding helix-turn-helix transcriptional regulator: protein MITINLSERQKKIIEIVKKNEPIPSKEIAKKLDLTRGALRSDLSVLTMANILNAKPKVGYFHAQDNSYLKEFDELYNKKVKEIKSAPVVIKEEENSIYDAIVTLFLEDVGSVFIIDSNEALVGVVSRKDLLKMTIGETNINQIPVSVAMTRMSHIITITDDDTVFEAAKKIIDYEIDVIPVVKKIKKDSKERLKVIGKVSKTNITRVFVDFRLDI, encoded by the coding sequence GTGATTACAATTAATTTAAGTGAGCGACAGAAAAAAATAATTGAAATTGTAAAAAAAAATGAACCTATACCTAGTAAAGAGATAGCTAAAAAGCTAGATTTAACTAGAGGGGCTTTAAGGTCAGATTTATCAGTTTTAACAATGGCTAACATATTAAATGCTAAACCCAAAGTAGGATATTTCCATGCTCAGGATAATTCTTATTTAAAAGAGTTTGATGAGTTATATAACAAAAAAGTTAAAGAAATAAAATCAGCACCTGTGGTAATTAAAGAAGAAGAGAATTCTATTTATGATGCAATAGTGACACTTTTTTTAGAGGATGTTGGTTCTGTTTTTATAATAGATAGTAATGAAGCACTAGTAGGAGTTGTCTCTAGAAAAGATTTATTAAAAATGACAATCGGGGAGACAAATATTAATCAAATTCCTGTTAGTGTGGCAATGACAAGAATGTCACATATTATCACTATTACAGATGATGATACGGTTTTTGAAGCAGCGAAAAAAATTATAGACTATGAAATTGATGTTATACCTGTTGTTAAAAAAATAAAAAAAGATTCTAAAGAAAGATTAAAGGTAATTGGAAAGGTTAGTAAGACTAATATTACTAGAGTTTTTGTTGATTTTAGGTTGGATATATAA